A portion of the Acidobacteriota bacterium genome contains these proteins:
- the speE gene encoding polyamine aminopropyltransferase gives MAENKNSEGKRVAVQEMDDLWNVWYSELHDGCCGLTLKVDRILESSESPFQRIDVIENRFFGKLLVLYGSLMVAENDWNAYNEMIVHVPLFTHPDPRQVLIVGGGDCGALTEVMKHPEVERCTMCELDEQVVETSRKHFPRLTAGLEDPRAELVFRDGKEFIYRGTDRYDVIVLDLSDPVGPAAELFQKPFHQAAFDRLNDGGILVAQAESPYFDRGTIAAMHANLADIFPVVRLYTCFMPIYPSGYWAFMFCSKGPDPLADLDGERWDRLKLTTRYYNLETHRAAFALPQFVQEMIAQK, from the coding sequence GAACAGCGAGGGCAAGCGCGTGGCCGTCCAGGAAATGGACGACCTCTGGAACGTGTGGTACTCGGAGCTGCACGACGGCTGCTGCGGGCTGACCCTGAAGGTCGACCGCATTCTTGAATCGTCGGAGTCCCCATTCCAGCGGATCGACGTAATCGAAAACCGGTTCTTCGGCAAACTCCTGGTCCTGTATGGATCTCTCATGGTAGCCGAGAACGACTGGAACGCCTATAACGAGATGATCGTCCACGTGCCGCTGTTCACCCATCCGGATCCCAGACAAGTGCTGATCGTCGGCGGCGGAGACTGCGGCGCGCTGACCGAGGTGATGAAGCATCCCGAAGTCGAGCGGTGCACCATGTGTGAGCTTGACGAGCAGGTGGTCGAGACGTCCCGGAAGCACTTCCCGCGGCTGACCGCCGGGCTCGAGGATCCGCGGGCCGAACTGGTTTTCCGGGACGGCAAGGAATTCATCTATCGCGGCACCGACAGGTACGACGTCATCGTTCTTGACCTTTCCGACCCGGTCGGGCCGGCCGCCGAGCTGTTCCAGAAACCCTTCCACCAGGCGGCCTTCGACCGCCTGAACGACGGCGGGATTCTCGTGGCCCAGGCCGAGTCACCCTATTTCGACCGGGGCACGATCGCCGCCATGCACGCCAATCTCGCCGACATCTTCCCGGTCGTACGGTTGTATACCTGCTTCATGCCCATATACCCGTCGGGTTACTGGGCGTTCATGTTCTGCAGCAAGGGACCGGACCCGCTGGCTGACCTGGACGGCGAGCGCTGGGATCGACTGAAACTGACGACGCGTTACTACAACCTGGAAACGCATCGCGCCGCCTTTGCCCTGCCTCAGTTCGTACAGGAAATGATCGCGCAAAAGTAG